One Amaranthus tricolor cultivar Red isolate AtriRed21 chromosome 1, ASM2621246v1, whole genome shotgun sequence DNA window includes the following coding sequences:
- the LOC130796712 gene encoding protein NAP1 has translation MATPMALRSYKSMGPDTQAQNSGGSSIKGLNIQYVVQLTEVGEGLMAKMYRLNQILDHPDPVNHFFSESFWKSGVIPNFPKICTLVARKFPEHTSKLQLERVDKVAFDSLTDGAEVYLQNLEPWVQLLLDLMAFREQALRLLLDLSSTVITLLPHQNSFILHAFMDLFCSFVRVNLFFEKIPGKMLLQMYNLLHGILRNDRDCDFYHRLVQFIDSYDPPVKGLQVDLNFVSPRIGEVLEAVGPVIFLSADTRKLRNEGFLSPFHPRYPDILTNSAHPMRAQDLANVTSYREWVLLGYLVCPDELLRVTSIDIALVVLKENLILTLFRDEHILLHEDYQRYVLPRILESKKIAKAGRTKQKEADLEYSVAKQVEKMISEVHDQALVYCDAIHQEKRILLKQEIGRMVLFFTDQPSLLAPNIQMVFSALALAQSEVIWYFQHVGIMSSKSKATPHSLPLETDTSDPTIGYLLDGMDRLCCLVRKYIAAIRCYALSYLSSCAGRIRFLLGTPGMVALDLDGSLKGLLHKILQHLEKIPKPHGENISAITCDLSDFRKDWLSVLMIVTSSRSSINIRHLEKATVSTGKEGLLAEGNAAYNWSRCVDELELQLAKHGSLKKLYFYHQHLTNVFRNTMFGPEGRPQHCCAWLGVASSFPECASHIVPEEVTKVGRDAVLYVESLIESIMGGLEGLINILCSEGGFGSLEMQLLPEQAAVYLNSSSRHSIPGSKSPRVISGMPGHESYPENNNSIKMLEAAMQRLTNLCSVLNDMEPICVLNHVFVLREYMRECVLGNFRRRLISLLKTDSDLQRPSILEALVRRQMSIIHLAEQHVSMDLTQGVREVTLAEAFTGPMSSLHLFDKPTNLQTGLAAETICNWYVENIVKDVSGAGVLFVPAHKCFRSTRPIGGYFAESVTDTRELQAFIQLFGSYGVDRLKRMLKDHTAALLNCIGTSLRSNRDILEAIAGSLHAGDRMESDANTKQIVDLDTVVEFCIQAGQALAFDQLISEAAGDVLKEDAPLIYSLLESIVPHLPKEVPEKKDIRRMKEVANSIGTLNDHDTEFVRSIMEDIGASNETSWNLLPYLFSTFMSSSIWNTTTFNVDTGGFNNNIHCLARCINAVIAGNEYVRMEKENQVANGHVDESLQNQMQSSLTAEASAKSSMLLFVKMSTGIVLDCWSEANRSDLAPKLIFLDQLCEISPHLPRSSLEACIPYSIIRSLYNQYYGISSSLPLTLRSLSPRSSPGVSLMHNSPAFRHLRNDSTQPFSDQSGYFKQSSSQLYEADSGSVHSNDRRHRNLRGSGPLDYSSTRKVKFSEGSTSGSTGPSPLPRFAVSRSGPISYK, from the exons ATGGCTACACCGATGGCTTTGAGGAGCTATAAAAGTATGGGTCCAGACACTCAAGCTCAGAATTCTGGAGGGTCATCTATCAAGGGTTTGAATATTCAATATGTTGTACAACTCACTGAGGTCGGAGAAGGTCTCATGGCCAAAATGTATAGACTCAATCAAATTTTAGATCACCCGGATCCTGTCAATCATTTTTTCTCTGAGTCTTTTTGGAAATCTGGTGTCATTCCTAATTTCCCGAAAATATGTACATTGGTGGCAAGGAAGTTCCCTGAGCATACCAGCAAATTACAACTTGAGCGT GTTGATAAAGTCGCTTTTGATTCATTAACAGATGGTGCAGAGGTCTATCTCCAGAATTTGGAGCCCTGGGTTCAG CTGCTTCTTGATTTGATGGCATTTCGAGAACAAGCACTACGTCTTCTACTGGATTTGAGCAGCACAGTGATTACCCTGTTG CCTCATCAGAACTCATTTATACTGCACGCTTTCATGGATCTGTTTTGCTCATTTGTCCGCGTGAATCTATTTTTTGAAAAG ATACCTGGGAAAATGTTGCTGCAGATGTACAACCTTCTACATGGAATCTTGAGGAACGACCGTGATTGTGATTTTTACCACAG GCTGGTCCAATTCATAGACTCGTATGATCCACCAGTCAAGGGGCTTCAGGTGGACTTAAATTTTGTCAGTCCACGTATCGGAGAG GTTTTAGAGGCTGTTGGGCCCGTTATTTTTTTATCAGCAGATACTAGGAAGCTTAGAAATGAGGGTTTTTTGAGTCCCTTCCATCCTCGATATCCAGATATCCTAACAAATTCTGCACATCCAATG AGAGCTCAAGATCTTGCAAATGTTACTTCGTATCGGGAGTGGGTGCTTCTTGGATATCTTGTTTGTCCAGATGAACTTCTTCGTGTAACCAGCATTGACATTGCTTTG GttgttttaaaagaaaacttgATTCTCACGTTATTCAGAGATGAG CATATACTACTGCATGAGGATTATCAGAGATATGTCCTACCTCGCATATTGGAATCAAAGAAGATTGCAAAAGCTGGCCGTACAAAGCAGAAAGAAGCAGATCTTGAGTATAGTGTGGCAAAGCAGGTTGAAAAAATGATCAG TGAAGTGCATGACCAAGCGTTGGTGTATTGTGATGCTATACACCAGGAAAAAAGAATACTGCTTAAACAAGAAATTGGAAGAATGGTTCTCTTTTTCACTGATCAGCCTAGTTTACTAGCTCCAAATATTCAG ATGGTATTTTCGGCCCTTGCATTAGCTCAGTCTGAGGTGATATGGTACTTCCAGCACGTAGGAATTATGTCATCAAAGTCTAAAGCTACTCCTCATTCGCTACCACTGGAAACG GACACAAGTGATCCAACTATCGGATATTTATTGGACGGGATGGACCGTCTTTGCTGCCTAGTTCGCAAATATATTGCAG CAATCAGATGTTATGCATTATCATATTTGTCGTCTTGTGCTGGTAGAATTCGTTTTTTGCTGGGAACTCCTGGAATGGTGGCACTTGACCTTGATGGAAGCTTAAAGGGACTTCTTCACAAGATTCTTCAGCACTTGGAAAAGATACCAAAACCACATGGTGAAAATATCTCTGCAATTACATGTGATCTCTCT GATTTTCGTAAAGATTGGTTGTCAGTATTGATGATTGTCACGTCATCTCGATCATCTATTAATATTAGACATCTGGAAAAAGCTACTGTTTCTACTGGTAAGGAAGGCTTATTGGCAGAAGGAAATGCTGCATATAACTGGTCCAG ATGCGTTGATGAGCTTGAATTACAGCTTGCGAAGCATGGAAGCCTCAAGAAACTGTATTTTTATCATCAGCATCTTACTAAT GTTTTCAGGAATACCATGTTTGGCCCTGAAGGACGTCCTCAGCACTGTTGTGCGTGGTTAGGTGTTGCAAGTAGTTTTCCGGAGTGTGCTTCTCACATTGTTCCTGAGGAG GTTACAAAGGTTGGACGGGATGCAGTTCTTTATGTTGAGTCTCTGATTGAGTCGATCATGGGTGGACTTGAAGGTTTAATCAACATTCTTTGTTCGGAAGGAGGATTTGGTTCACTGGAGATGCAG CTTCTTCCGGAGCAAGCAGCTGTTTATCTGAATTCATCATCAAGGCATTCTATTCCAGGAAGCAAATCCCCAAGAGTAATATCTGGAATGCCTGGTCATGAGAGCTATCCCGAAAATAATAATTCTATTAAAAT GCTAGAAGCTGCTATGCAGAGGTTGACTAATCTCTGTTCCGTACTGAATGACATGGAGCCCATTTGTGTATTGAACCACGTCTTTGTTTTGAGAGAG TACATGAGAGAATGCGTCCTTGGGAACTTTAGAAGAAGACTGATTTCACTGCTCAAGACTGATAGCGACCTTCAGCGTCCATCTATCCTGGAAGCTCTAGTTCGCAGACAGATGAGTATAATTCACCTTGCGGAGCAGCATGTCAGCATGGACCTTACCCAGGGTGTCAGAGAAGTAACGCTTGCTGAAGCCTTCACTGGACCAATGTCTTCCCTACATTTGTTTGATAAACCCACCAATTTACAGACAGGATTAGCCGCTGAAACTATATGCAACTGGTATGTTGAAAATATTGTAAAAGACGTATCGGGTGCTGGTGTATTATTTGTGCCTGCTCACAAATGTTTTAGAAGCACTAGACCCATTGGTGGATATTTTGCCGAGTCTGTAACTGATACTAGGGAGCTGCAAGCTTTCATTCAGCTATTTGGTAGTTATGGAGTTGACAGGCTGAAGCGAATGCTGAAAGATCACACAGCTGCGCTTTTAAATTGCATTGGCACTTCATTGCGGTCAAATCGTGATATCTTAGAAGCTATTGCAGGGAGCTTGCATGCTGGTGATCGCATGGAAAGTGATGCCAACACAAAGCAGATTGTAGACTTGGACACAGTGGTGGAATTTTGTATACAAGCAGGACAAGCGCTTGCTTTTGATCAGCTTATTTCAGAAGCTGCTGGTGATGTGCTCAAGGAAGATGCACCATTGATATATTCTTTGCTAGAAAGTATTGTGCCACATTTACCTAAGGAAGTCCCTGAAAAGAAGGATATAAGGAGGATGAAAGAGGTGGCAAATAGCATAGGCACCTTAAATGATCATGATACCGAGTTTGTCAGATCAATCATGGAGGATATAGGGGCCAGTAATGAGACTTCATGGAACCTATTGCCTTATTTATTTTCTACTTTCATGTCGTCAAGTATTTGGAATACAACAACATTTAACGTTGATACAGGGGGTTTCAACAATAACATCCATTGTTTGGCAAG ATGCATAAACGCAGTGATTGCTGGAAACGAGTATGTCAGAATGGAAAAGGAAAATCAGGTGGCAAACGGCCATGTTGATGAGAGTCTTCAAAATCAAATGCAGAGCTCATTAACTGCTGAAGCAAGTGCAAAGTCCAGTATGCTGCTTTTTGTGAAAATGTCAACTGGTATTGTCCTGGACTGCTGGAGTGAAGCTAACAG ATCTGATCTAGCACCCAAGCTTATATTCCTGGACCAACTGTGTGAAATATCTCCTCATCTCCCTAGAAGCTCATTAGAAGCGTGTATCCCATATTCCATTATCCGCTCATTATATAATCAATACTACGGGATTTCTTCCTCGTTACCATTAACTCTACGAAGCCTATCACCTCGCAGCTCACCTGGAGTTTCGCTCATGCATAATTCTCCAGCATTTCGACACCTCAGAAATGACTCAACTCAGCCATTTTCTGATCAGTCAGGTTATTTCAAACAGTCTTCAAGCCAATTATATGAAGCCGATAGCGGAAGTGTCCACAGTAATGATCGGAGACACAGAAATTTGCGCGGGTCTGGACCTTTGGATTACAGTTCAACCCGCAAAGTGAAGTTCAGTGAAGGATCAACATCAGGAAGCACAGGACCTAGTCCTCTTCCAAGATTTGCCGTGTCAAGGTCTGGTCCAATCTCATACAAGTAG